The Vicia villosa cultivar HV-30 ecotype Madison, WI linkage group LG1, Vvil1.0, whole genome shotgun sequence genome includes a region encoding these proteins:
- the LOC131643360 gene encoding homeobox protein HAZ1-like, which translates to MGTQQCDLSEKTAKIGAECLDNEQRVLGNEVTDSVIDEKTAHVGSEGLDDERRVLGTVATNSVTDEETAKIGSECLNNEQRVLGTVATNSVIDEKSNQVLGNVTENSVSQLPVPSEQVPVCLSDDKLENKCLQDVQNKHGETSDAVASVVVEEPTQSVLAQVNSDSANKPSDPPSGDGVKDTSLPNEPSEMSDAVTSLVVEEQTQPVPAQVNSESANKPSDSPSGDGVEDISLPNEHGEMSDAVTSLVVEEQTQPVPAQVNSDSANEPSDPPSGDGVKDISLPNEPGKMSDAVTSLVVEEQTQPIPAQVNTHSVNKPSDPPSGDGVKDISLPNEPGEMSDTVTSLVIEELTQPVPAQVNTHSANKPSDPPSGDGVKDISLPNEPGETSNAVAGLVEDHTQSIPAQVNTDSLNELRDPPSGDGAKNVSSDCSERKSKSLARSSSRQGGKSNSKLPKKYILRSLGSSDRALRPRDNKPKAPEPINNVADVNSDETKTKKEKKKKKKPRKEGINDQFSRIRAQLRYYLNRMGYEQNLIDAYSGEGWKGGSLEKLKPEKEIQRAKSEILRRKLKIRDLFQNLDSLCAEGKLPESLFDSEGEIDSEDIFCAKCQTKVLGTNNDIILCDGACDRGYHQLCLDPPLLTEDIPPGDEGWLCPGCDCKDDCIDIVNDLLGTSLSLTDTWERVFPEAATAAGSILDNNLGLPSDDSDDDDYNPNGPEDVEVKGGESSSDESEYASASENLEETHHEDQYMGLPSEDSEDDDYDPDAPNLDVKATEESSSSDFTSDSEDLAATIKDNMSVEQDGGVTSASLDSVKNKGSNKQNRKKPSIAEELSSLVEPDLGEEDFTPVSGKRNVERLDYQKLYEEAYHSATSEDEDWAATATRSRKKKLTGQITPVSPNGSASNNSKRSAKRNTHRHKVDNTNNSPTKTLEGCTESGSRGKKRGSPHKKLGEAAVQRLYKSFKENQYPERATKESLAQEIGLTFHQVDKWFGNSRWSFRHSTHMKASPGSNASHQATDSKAKKKGEMGNASQQVTDNGAENKGEKERGLVSQETIGEKSRTPRSKKRKQQDTDSGAEKKGEMGNASQQVTDNGAENKGEKERELVSQETIGEKSRILRSKKRKQQATDSGAEKKGKMGNASQQVTDNGAENKEEKEPVLVLQKTIGDKSRTPASRKRKQLSEPHASEAVLAPNDPTPPKVETGKKTKKKKGK; encoded by the exons ATGGGAACTCAACAATGTGATTTGTCTGAAAAAACAGCAAAGATCGGCGCTGAATGTTTAGACAACGAACAGAGAGTACTTGGTAATGAGgtaactgattctgttattgaTGAAAAAACAGCTCATGTTGGTTCTGAGGGTTTAGACGACGAACGCAGAGTACTTGGTACTGTGGCAACCAATTCTGTAACTGATGAAGAAACAGCTAAGATCGGCTCTGAATGTTTAAACAACGAACAGAGAGTGCTTGGTACTGTGGCAACCAATTCTGTTATTGATGAAAAATCAAATCAAGTTTTGGGGAATGTGACTGAGAACTCTGTTAGTCAACTGCCTGTACCCTCTGAACAAGTCCCTGTTTGCTTATCTGATGATAAATTGGAAAACAAATGTCttcaagatgttcaaaataaacaTGGGGAAACGAGTGATGCAGTTGCTTCCGTTGTTGTTGAAGAACCAACACAATCCGTTCTTGCACAAGTGAACTCGGATTCTGCGAATAAGCCATCTGATCCACCTTCTGGAGATGGCGTGAAAGATACTAGCCTTCCAAATGAGCCTAGTGAAATGAGTGATGCAGTAACTTCCCTTGTTGTTGAAGAACAAACACAACCTGTTCCTGCTCAAGTGAACTCGGAATCTGCGAATAAGCCGTCAGATTCACCTTCTGGAGATGGTGTGGAAGATATTAGTCTTCCAAATGAGCATGGTGAAATGAGTGATGCAGTAACTTCCCTTGTTGTTGAAGAACAAACACAACCCGTTCCTGCTCAAGTCAACTCGGATTCTGCGAATGAGCCATCAGATCCACCTTCTGGAGATGGTGTGAAAGATATTAGTCTTCCAAATGAGCCCGGTAAAATGAGTGATGCAGTAACTTCCCTTGTTGTTGAAGAACAAACACAACCCATTCCTGCTCAAGTGAACACACATTCTGTGAATAAGCCATCGGATCCACCTTCTGGAGATGGTGTGAAAGATATTAGTCTTCCAAATGAGCCTGGTGAAATGAGTGATACAGTAACTTCCCTTGTTATTGAAGAACTAACACAACCCGTTCCTGCTCAAGTGAACACACATTCTGCGAATAAGCCATCGGATCCACCTTCTGGAGATGGCGTGAAAGATATTAGTCTTCCAAATGAGCCTGGTGAAACAAGCAACGCAGTAGCCGGCCTTGTTGAAGACCACACACAATCCATTCCTGCTCAAGTGAATACAGATTCTTTGAACGAGCTACGGGATCCACCTTCTGGAGATGGTGCTAAAAATGTTAGCTCTGATTGTTCAGAAAGAAAGTCTAAAAGCTTAGCTCGTTCAAGTTCGAGACAAGGGGGTAAAAGTAACTCAAAATTACCGAAGAAGTATATATTGAGGTCGTTGGGAAGCAGTGACAGGGCTCTGCGGCCAAGAGATAATAAACCTAAAGCTCCTGAACCAATTAATAATGTTGCTGATGTTAACAGTGATGAAACAAAgacaaaaaaagagaagaagaaaaagaaaaagccaAGAAAAGAGGGAATTAATGATCAATTTTCTAGAATCAGAGCTCAATTGAGATACTATTTAAACCGAATGGGATACGAACAGAACTTGATCGATGCTTATTCTGGTGAGGGCTGGAAAGGAGGCAG TTTGGAAAAATTAAAGCCCGAGAAGGAGATTCAACGGGCTAAGTCTGAAATTCTTCGACGTAAATTAAAAATTAGGGATCTATTTCAAAATTTGGATTCATTGTGTGCTGAAGGAAAGCTTCCTGAATCATTGTTTGATTCCGAGGGAGAGATTGATAGTGAGGAT ATATTCTGTGCAAAATGCCAGACCAAAGTGTTGGGCACTAATAATGATATAATTCTTTGTGATGGTGCTTGTGACCGTGGATATCACCAGCTCTGTTTGGATCCTCCATTGTTAACTGAAGACA TTCCACCTGGCGACGAGGGTTGGTTATGCCCAGGATGTGATTGCAAAGATGACTGCATCGATATTGTTAATGACTTGTTAGGGACAAGTCTCTCTCTTACTGACACTTGGGAG AGGGTTTTTCCTGAAGCAGCTACAGCTGCTGGAAGTATCTTGGATAATAACTTGGGACTTCCTTCAGAcgattctgatgatgatgattataatCCTAATGGTCCAGAGGATGTGGAGGTTAAAGGAGGTGAATCTAGTTCTGACGAATCtgagtatgcttctgcttctgagaaTTTGGAGGAGACGCATCACGAGGATCAATACATGGGTCTTCCTTCTGAAGATTCAGAAGATGATGATTATGATCCTGATGCTCCAAATCTCGATGTTAAAGCCACTGAGGAAAGTTCAAGCTCTGATTTCACATCTGACTCTGAGGATCTTGCTGCTACAATTAAGGATAACATGTCTGTTGAACAAGATGGCGGCGTCACATCTGCATCCTTGGATAGTGTTAAGAACAAAGGTTCTAATAAACAAAATCGCAAGAAGCCATCTATAGCTGAAGAACTGTCATCTTTGGTAGAGCCAGATCTCGGTGAAGAAGATTTCACTCCGGTTTCTGGGAAAAGAAATGTGGAAAGGTTGGACTACCAAAAGCTGTATGAA GAGGCATACCATAGTGCCACTAGTGAGGATGAAGATTGGGCTGCTACCGCTACTCGaagtagaaaaaaaaaactaactggCCAAATTACTCCAGTGTCACCAAATGGAAGTGCCTCAAATAATTCCAAACGTTCTGCTAAGAGGAACACCCATCGGCATAAAGTTGATAACACAAATAATTCTCCCACCAAAACACTTGAAGGATGCACGGAATCTGGTTCCAGGGGTAAAAAGCGCGGATCTCCGCACAAAAAACTTGGAGAAGCTGCTGTTCAG AGGCTTTACAAATCTTTCAAAGAAAATCAATATCCAGAACGAGCCACAAAAGAAAGCTTGGCGCAAGAAATTGGACTCACATTTCATCAA GTTGACAAATGGTTTGGAAATTCTCGATGGAGCTTCCGACATTCAACACATATGAAAGCAAGTCCAGGTAGTAATGCTTCGCATCAGGCCACTGACAGCAAAGCTAAAAAGAAAGGAGAGATGGGTAATGCTTCGCAGCAGGTCACTGACAATGGAGCAGAAAATAAAGGAGAGAAGGAACGTGGATTAGTTTCCCAGGAGACTATTGGAGAAAAATCAAGAACCCCGAGATCTAAGAAAAGGAAGCAGCAGGACACTGACAGTGGAGCTGAAAAGAAAGGAGAGATGGGTAATGCTTCACAGCAGGTCACTGACAATGGAGCCGAAAATAAAGGAGAAAAGGAACGTGAATTAGTTTCCCAGGAGACTATTGgagaaaaatcaagaatcctGCGTTCTAAGAAAAGGAAGCAGCAGGCCACTGACAGCGGAGCTGAAAAGAAAGGAAAGATGGGTAATGCTTCACAGCAGGTTACTGACAATGGAGCAGAAAATAAAGAAGAGAAGGAACCTGTATTAGTTTTACAGAAGACTATTGGAGATAAATCAAGAACCCCAGCGTCTAGGAAAAGGAAGCAATTGTCTGAGCCGCACGCATCTGAAGCAGTGTTGGCCCCTAACGACCCAACCCCACCGAAAGTTGAAACAGGCAAGAAAAcgaagaaaaagaaagggaaatgA